The window TGGTGACTCTGGCGATGGCCTGCACGCTCGGCGCGGCGCCGGTGCTGGCGGCGGACGATGGCGAGATGAACGCCAAGAGCTGCATTATCGACAAGGATCTGAATTTCCACGACGACAATGGCAAATACACGTTCAGGATGGACTTCGAGAACGATTGCGCGAGGTCCATCACCTGTACGGTCGATGCCTATATCACCGGCGCGCGCGGGCCTTCATCGGGCCACGCGATCCTGCTATTTGCCGCAAAGACGCAGGCCCCGACGCCAAAGAGCTACACCATGAAGGTCAAGGCAGCCGGCGGCACCGCGCAAGTCGCGCGCAGCTGCACCTTCCTGTGAGTGCGCGGCTGATGGCGCGCAGGCGCCTCACTCGATCCTGATATTCGCCGCCTTGATGACATCCGCCCACAGCGCTTTTTCATCGGCCATTTTCTTGCGCAACTCGTCCGGCGTCGATGGCACAGGCGTGATCAATTGCACCTTCAGTTTCTCGATCACCGCCGGCTCGGCCAGCGACTGCACCACTTCGGCGTTGATTTTCGCGATCACGTCCTGCGGCAGCCCGCCGGGGCCGACCAGCCCGTTCCAGGCGTCGGACTGCACGTCGATGCCGCTTTCCTTCAGCGTCGGCACGTCCGGCAGGAACGCCGAGCGCTGCGCCGTGGATACCGCCAGCAGCTTCACCGTGCCGGTGGCGAGCTGCGGCGTCACGCCGATGGCGGGCAGGCAGGCGACCTGAACGTCGCCGCGGATCAGCGCGGTGGTCGCCGCCGGCGAGGAGGGATAGGGGATGTGCACCATGCCGGCGCCGGCCTTCTGCGCGATCGCCTCCATGCACAGCTGCGACAGCGTGCCGGCGCCGATCGAGCCATAGGCGAGGCCGGCCTTCTCGGCCTTCACCTTGGCGAGGAATTCCGCGACGGTGCTGACGCCAAGAGACGTGGGCACGGCGAGCACGCTCGGCAGCTGCGTCAGCAGCGTGATCGGCGCGATGTCCCTGTCGGGATCGTAGGGCAGTTTGGCGAACAGCAGCGTGTTGATGGCCAGCGGTCCGCCCAGCGAAATGCCGACGGTGCCGCCATCGGGCGCGGATTTCGCGATCGCGTCGGTGCCGATATTGCCGGAGGCGCCGGGCTTGTTCTCGATGACAAAGCTGCTGCCGGGATGGCGGGCCTGCAGGCTGTCGGCCAGCACGCGGCCGACGATGTCGGGGGACGAGCCCGGGCCAAACGGCACGATGATGCGCACCAGTTTCGGCGG is drawn from Nitrobacteraceae bacterium AZCC 2146 and contains these coding sequences:
- a CDS encoding hypothetical protein (product_source=Hypo-rule applied; cleavage_site_network=SignalP-noTM), which translates into the protein MLLRVTMVTLAMACTLGAAPVLAADDGEMNAKSCIIDKDLNFHDDNGKYTFRMDFENDCARSITCTVDAYITGARGPSSGHAILLFAAKTQAPTPKSYTMKVKAAGGTAQVARSCTFL
- a CDS encoding tripartite-type tricarboxylate transporter receptor subunit TctC (product_source=COG3181; cath_funfam=3.40.190.10; cog=COG3181; pfam=PF03401; superfamily=53850); the encoded protein is MAPGITFQGMGAMLRNDTTWARRLALAAMALLWLPNVALAQSWPPKLVRIIVPFGPGSSPDIVGRVLADSLQARHPGSSFVIENKPGASGNIGTDAIAKSAPDGGTVGISLGGPLAINTLLFAKLPYDPDRDIAPITLLTQLPSVLAVPTSLGVSTVAEFLAKVKAEKAGLAYGSIGAGTLSQLCMEAIAQKAGAGMVHIPYPSSPAATTALIRGDVQVACLPAIGVTPQLATGTVKLLAVSTAQRSAFLPDVPTLKESGIDVQSDAWNGLVGPGGLPQDVIAKINAEVVQSLAEPAVIEKLKVQLITPVPSTPDELRKKMADEKALWADVIKAANIRIE